A region of the Sarcophilus harrisii chromosome 3, mSarHar1.11, whole genome shotgun sequence genome:
gtagagtGACCATATCTAACAACATATACACTATTTTGTCCTAGTAGTACTTTACTTTTCTGATGAAGAagttgtttcattatttgtaatttaaaacCTTCATCTTTAAAGAATTAAGCTCCCTTTTGtaaagttttcatttatattcttcaAGTAATTGTCTACagttttttgattttgcttatttttttcttcatgcatTCATCCcaatctttccttgtttttctgaatttgccttcattttttattgcacaatagtagtatatgaagataatgtattataattttattctgaCATTCACTAAatgataatgggcatccattTTGCTTTCAGTTCTTTTCTGCCACAAAGAATAttgctttgaatattttgaaatacacTAGATGCTTATTTCATCTTTGACTTCCTTAGGCTAAATGACCTAAAGCCACATCACTGGGTCAAAGGACATGGGTTAGTTTAATTCCTTTGCTTGCATAATTTGAAATTGAAGTCCAAAATAGTGaactagttcacaattccaccaacatctATTAATGTGCCTGTCTTCTTACAGTTCTTTCAAATTTGATTTACTCTCAACTTTTGTCTTTAACATGTTAAATGTTCAGTGAAATcttagaaatgttttaatttgcatgtctttTACTACTAGTGATTTGCAACTTATTTTCATAGAATCACTTATGGTTTGTAATTCTTATGAAAAACCACTTACTGTAGTTTCATGTTTAGTATATGTCAGACTTTTATCAGTGATATTTAATACCTACTTTgtcattctttgattttttaaaaaattttttagtgTTATGCATCCTGATTTTTATGTTCTTCTCTACATCCTCAGAGAAATGGGAACTCCCCCAAATATATGCACACAAGTTACCCGAGATGACGGTGTACTTAATGCAGACATTATTTAATACTTCACTCCTCTCTCTTtcatcaggaggatgattttcaGGACTCAACTTACATTCAAATTGAAGATGAATATACTTAAGAATTGTGCAAATTTTCCTGTAAAACCTGAGTGGACGAAATGTGTCTTATCCGCTTTCGAATTTTCTAGACAAAGTGCAACTCTAACCAAGATTGGCTAATACTGCAGAACTAGCCTTAATTAGCTTTTAACAGGCCTCCAAGCAGAAGCTATCAGTTAAAATTACGAAGATAAGACTTTTCTGGGTGCCGGAAATCAGTCATTTAAATTTTGGTACTGatgatatatatacattttgAGACTGAGGGATCCACAAATCTAGGGACCAAAATCACCaaagaggaaggaataaaaaaacccTGTCAAAAATGGAGCGGAACCCAGCCCCTGTGGAGGATCAGACCCATCTACCTAGAGCCGAGGAGAAGCGAGGTGGCAGGCCTCAATCTGAAAGTCCTCGTTTCCAATCCTAGCCAGGGCATGTATTTGCCCTGGGACCGTGCGGAAGGTCATCTCACCTACCCCGCGAGCCTCAGTCTCGCATCAGTTAATCTAGATCTTCACAAGGCTGCGAGGCTCGAAGGGGAGGGCACAAGTGCTTTGCGAGTCTTAAAGCGCTATCAAACACTAGCTGTGAATGAGCCTAGAACAGGCCAGGGCGGGAGGAAGAGCAAGGGAAGGCCCCGCTGCAGCTTCCGCGGGCGATGAGAAGCCCACGACCCCCGCCGCTCTCCTGAGGCCTGGAGCATCCCCGGGCACCGACGGGTGCCGCCCCTCCCGGTCCCCAGACGTACCCCTCCTACCTCCCGGGGAAAGGGGCGGAATTCCCCGCGGGAAAGGCGGGAAGAAGCAGCAGCTTTCCCGGGAAACGGCAGGGACAGAAAGGGGGAGGCGAAGCCCACGGGTCAGCTTTGTGTGGTTGGCAACGGAGGAATCCAAGGAAGCCGCTCCCAGAATGCTCTGCGCGGGAGGAGGAGGCGTGGTCAGACTCTTTAGAGAATGAGGAGGCGGAGCGTGCAACGGGAAGAATGGGACCTGATAGAAGGGGCTAGAGCTCTAGGAAGGAGAGGTGGGACTTTCCTGTGGACTGAGGAGATGGGGTTGGGAGGGATGGGGCTCTAAGAAAGAGGGGCAAAGCTTTAGGAAGGAGGTGTGGCGGGGAAGAGGCGGGGCTCTGAGGGACCGGGGTAGGCTATTTGTTATTTAACAAAGCGGTTTAAGAAACTCTTAAGGCGTGGCCTGAAAGTAACAAGGGAAACTAgcaaacaaactgaaaaaacaaacTCCAACCCACTGGTCCAAAGGTTTTCTCAGCTCACAGCGgaattgcaaaaacaaaaccccaaaccccaaaccGGAAGCAAAATAAATGTCCAAAAATAGGGGAGTGATTAAATAGTGATACTTTAGTGAAAGGTAACTAAGACTGACATATCATTAGGAACACAGAGAAATCTTTAAAGAGATTTAAGAAATAAGGCGAGGtgggaaaaagccaaaaaattaaGGACACTAATATCGAAAAAGGACACTAGAATCGGAAGGAAAGGGCAAAGTCTACTACTGAGGATTTGATGTAACTGAAAAGTTaacatttatttgtaaatccTGAGGGGCCAACTGGGTGTTTCcagtcaaatgatatgaaaacaaaaggacCTTACATGTTTCTGTTAGGAGATACTTTTATACATGGGGAAGTGTCTGAGAAATTCTGGATCAAACTGATGGGATTACTGTGTGAgtagattttagaaaataaatgtaatgtGGGGAATTCCTAGGGTACATCTAGATAAgttggagagggaaggaagagaagatacCACCAACGCTTCTCCTTACACAATCCACTCCTTTTTCAAACTTCGTCAAAAGCACTATCATCCTTCCAGCTTCTATGTATAATCAATTCCCAAATCATGGTGcctcattttttgtttctttttgtctgctGCGAGATAAAATAGTGGATCACTGGACCAAGAATCAagaaatccaaattcaaatccaatttcaaacacttattagccgtgtgaccctgggcaaatcacttaacccgtgtctgccttagtttccccatgtCTAAGATGAGAATAACAGCGTTGTTGTTGAGATggaaataagataattataaagtgcttagcacagtgaatGGAAGccatatgttatttttattattttgctgggAAAAAAAGGTTAATTTAAGCAGCCCTTGCAAccagttcacttttttttttaaataactttttattgacagaccccacgcctgggtaattttttacaacattatcccttgcactcacttctgttctgatttttccctcccatcttccaccccttcccctagatggcaagcagtcctatatatgttgaatatgtcattcacttttttttttttttgaagattgtATTCAGAGGGTGTTTAAGGCTCGCAAAGCGCTTTGTAAATGATATTgccatttaaagatgaggaaactgagacagatcgattaaatgacttgtccggaatcacagttagtgtctgaggccgcATTTAAagtcatgtcttcctgactacagactCAGCAATCTAGACTTCgcttccacctagctgccttaaccTCCCCAGCTGCTTGAATACATTCTTTTCGATCCTCACAACGTCCTGGTAAGGAAGGTAGGACTGAtaactccttttttaaaatccctaTTTCTTATTACCTCTtattctttttatccccattttgtaggtAAGGAAAACTGAGGTGGAAAGGTTGTTTGGGCGACTTGCAGGTCTCAAGCGTCAAAGGCAGGATTCCCTTTCAGGTCTCCCAATCTCTAAGTCTCGGGCGGCAGCGTCTTGGGGCGGAACTCCCGGAGGGCGGAACTGCCAGCGTACGGGAACAAGCATCCGGCGGTAGCGGCGAGCATGAACAACTTGAGGGGTGGGGCTTCGCTCTTTCTCCCTATAGTCTCCAGCTTCGACGCCAGTCGGGCAGTGTCGTCTCGCCTCGGCGAGACTCGGCTCTCATAACTCCTCCTCCCGTCTCCCCTCGTCGGAACTTCGCCATGGCTCAGAAGCCACCGCTCCGCGGGATGACCAGCCTGCGCTTCAACCAGGACCAGAGTTGCTTTTGTTGCGCCATGGAGACGGGCGTCCGGATCTACAACGTGGAGCCGCTGATGGAGAAGGGGCACCTGGATCACGAGCAGGTGGGCAGCGTGGCGCTGGTGGAGATGCTCCACCGCTCCAACCTGCTGGCCATAGTGGGCGGCGGCGGCAGCCCCAAGTTCTCGGAGATCTCGGTGCTGGTGTGGGACGACGCCCGCGAGGGCCGAGACAGCCAGGACAAACTGGTGCTCGAGTTTACCTTCACTAAGCCCGCCCTGGCCGTGCGCATGCGGCACGACAAGATCGTCATCGTCCTGCGAAATCGCATCTACGTCTACTCCTTCCCCAACGACCCGCAGAAGCTCTTCGAGTTCGACACCCGAGACAACCCCAAGGGCCTGTGCGACCTCTGCCCCAGCCTGGAAAAGCAGCTGCTGGTGTTCCCGGGCCACAAGTGCGGCAGCCTCCAGCTGGTGGACCTGGCGAGCACCAAGCCCGGCACGTCGTCGGCGCCCTTCACCATCAACGCGCACCAGAGCGAGGTGGCCTGCGTGTCGCTCAACCAGCCGGGCACCGTGGTGGCGTCCGCCTCGCAGAAGGGCACCCTCATCCGCCTCTTCGACACGCAGACCAAGGAGAAGCTGGTGGAGCTGCGGCGCGGCACCGACCCGGCCACCCTCTACTGCATCAACTTCAGCCACGACTCCTCCTTCCTCTGCGCCTCCAGTGACAAGGGCACGGTCCACGTCTTCGCCCTGAAAGACACCAGACTCAACCGAAGATCCGCCCTGGCTCGCGTGGGCAAGGTGGGCCCCATGATCGGCCAGTACGTGGACTCGCAGTGGAGCTTGGCCAGCTTCACCGTGCCCGCCGAGTCCGCCTGCATCTGTGCCTTTGGCCGGAACACGTCCAAGAACGTCAACTCCGTCATTGCCATCTGCGTGGACGGCACCTTCCACAAGTACGTCTTCACCCCCGATGGGAACTGTAACCGGGAGGCCTTCGATGTGTACTTGGACATCTGCGACGACGACGACTTCTGAGAGCCGCAGCCTCCcgctcctccccatcccccacccgCTGGGGGCCTTCTCACTCATTCAGGTGAGGCAGGGTAGCATCATTCAACTTTAGGACTAGAAAGGATCTCGAATATAGCTCCCTCACcttttctttgatgaaataaGTCCCAGTCACAGTGCCTGGCGcaaagtaagtgtttaataaatgtcctGTCGTTGCATCTACCTATCCATACATCTGCTTAACGCTCTGTAACTCCTTATATTTCTAGTGTCTTTATAACTCCTATCTCCACctctatatttatttgtttctatttctctttctcagtcttccAGTTCCTGTCACTATCGCCTTTCCATCAGGCTACCTGTCATTCCATCTATTACCATCTGGAAGATTTGGGGGGAAGTGTATGAAAGGTAGATGGTAGAGGTTTGTCCTGTTGAAGAAACTCGAGACTTCACTCCCTCCcctggggagagaaggaaataaacccatcagttaaaaaagaaaagagacgtGAAgatgatttttcatattttagttATAATTGgaagttttttctttcctctgggaaaaatgtgaaggaatgcaaatgaaaaataacagGGTCTCAGCTCTCCTGGTGTTTATACTTAGTCATTAGGGAAGGGATGGGGTAACAAACGGGTAAATATAACATGTCAAGGTGTTgtcttttttcaaatctttcaaaaCATTGTTTTTAACCTCATCATTGTACTTTCTAATATGCCGTAtcattatttctttatctcttcctatggattgtaatctctttgcaagagttgatttaataaatatgtgttttaTTTGCCTCTTTTAGTGTAAATTTATTCCCCATAGCTCTTAAGTTAATAAGATACAGGCAAATTGGCAGCAGAATAAAATTACTTAATTATTTAACAGGAACCTCATCAATGTAGGTATTCTCTTTGTCACTTTATTTATAACCTCCCACACCTTCTGATCCactctatattttatttcctttataatcctatgtataaACCTATAGTCTATAGGTTTCACTCTCCTGTCAAAGAGGCCTATaactcctctcctcccctcccccgccccgccCACTTCGAAGGTTAAGAACCTAGccataaaattttaaaggttttagTTCAACTCATCAAATTGCATAAGTATACACAGTGCCCAGGgtgttcatcatttttctctcttgctcCATGACTGACCCACTTCCTTTTTTGATCAGGTATTGCCTGGATGATATCCTTACACCACTTCTTACATGCAGGTAGGTCATTGTTGGAAATGGTGCTTTGGTCTACTTGTGCTCACCACGCACCTCTCCATTGCCTTTTAGTTGACCTGCAATTTTGATTTGCCGGAGATTGTGATATTCCAGCATTCACAGCCATACCATACAGCATCGCCATGAAAACTAATTTTTGAAAGCTGGGATTTTGTGTCAAGGAGCAGCTTGGTATCATTTAAAGGACTGGGAATTTTTCAAGTGCAATGCAGCTTGCTCTCTTGCAGCTATTCAATTCTGAGCCCAACTTAATTGACCAGTGAGCGGCATGTCATAATCTGGACAATAGCACTTTTTGGTGCCTTTGCATTTTTCTTGTACTCTTGTTTGAGTAATCATGGATCTCATTGAAGAAGCTTAATTGGGACTTGACACAATCAGTATGATATTATTCTAAAAGAGGAACATCTGGAGTACCTAATCCTAAGGCATTCCAGAAGCATCTACATGGACCCTATCAGAATATCCTCCATGATGGTGGCAAACACCTTTAGTAAGCATTCTGTTTTgtgctttaatttacattaataATCAGGGGGTTATTGAACAGTTATTTGTGTTTGCATTTAACTCGGATCTTGGATGATCTTTAACACATACATGAGAATCTTCTTGTGGGAGAGGACCTTTAAAGGttgtgttttgcctttttttaatcagcaaacaataaatataatgagatcttttattctttgtaaatttCAGTTAATCATGTGAGTTTCTAAACATGAGAAAATAGCTACATAGGTTGGTACTGTTCTCTTATTTACTTTATGGGGTATAATTTTGCTGTcagtgatttcttctttttttaatatctttgctgTCTCCTGAAATAACTTGTAAAATTATCTCTCAATGCTTTCAAAATTGTAACATCTTCATCTTTGATCCAACCAGTCTTCCTGATCTTATAGGACTGCTTTTTCATATAGTTTTGAGAACTCTGGTATTAAGAGTTCAAAGTAGTGGTTCCACTGTcattgatgataaaaataattacaaaattactGACAGTTATGTTTTCTGTTATACTGTCAATACTCTTATACTGTCGGTACTCTTGAGGCTATCATCAATATTACTTATTTGGATCTGTTGCTAAATTTTTCACAAACTTACCTCTAATGCTTTTTTGCCGGTTTTATAAGCTGGTATTGGCCATAATCTTTTGAAGttttaatactttttcattttattaaaactttttgttgATTTTAATCACTTTCAtatacatttacaaatatatcaccctttttcttttatccatcAAGTAATACCTTccaatacagatttttaaaagaaaagcaattcgGCAAAACCACTATTTCAACTGAATATGAAAGATATGTGATATTCTATACCTCCACAAAGAggattattttctcaatttttcttggAACTAAATTCATTCATTGTAATtatacagcaaaaaaaaacaaacaaacaaaaaaaaacaattctgtaCTCTAAATTGAGTCGCCAATATTCCAGAATCAATTTTATTTAAGGTTAATATTAATTCTAAAACATTTCTGTCAAAGATGTCCAAAATGAGTTTTTTCATGTCCTGTGATATTTGATCAAAGTCAGTATAGGTAGCTTTTGAAGTATTGGTTCTCAAACTATTTGTCTCTGGATCTTTTTGTACTCCTAAAAATTTTTGAGGACCACAGAGAACTTGTTTATTTGGGTTATATCTATCATTAGtttccatattagaaattaaaattaatatttcattcactta
Encoded here:
- the WDR45 gene encoding WD repeat domain phosphoinositide-interacting protein 4, with translation MAQKPPLRGMTSLRFNQDQSCFCCAMETGVRIYNVEPLMEKGHLDHEQVGSVALVEMLHRSNLLAIVGGGGSPKFSEISVLVWDDAREGRDSQDKLVLEFTFTKPALAVRMRHDKIVIVLRNRIYVYSFPNDPQKLFEFDTRDNPKGLCDLCPSLEKQLLVFPGHKCGSLQLVDLASTKPGTSSAPFTINAHQSEVACVSLNQPGTVVASASQKGTLIRLFDTQTKEKLVELRRGTDPATLYCINFSHDSSFLCASSDKGTVHVFALKDTRLNRRSALARVGKVGPMIGQYVDSQWSLASFTVPAESACICAFGRNTSKNVNSVIAICVDGTFHKYVFTPDGNCNREAFDVYLDICDDDDF